Proteins encoded together in one Porites lutea chromosome 2, jaPorLute2.1, whole genome shotgun sequence window:
- the LOC140926164 gene encoding NLR family CARD domain-containing protein 4-like — MVTPKTVSIWWSWASSEQKVESVISDYQGTSAGASCLDQGSEKEVELRVATDDVEASLAPSGLEQDSSRWNDTGAESGASGPSHQVRHENGIEPCSVHGGFDVKTCRSKLADYYKDSATVPTSVWSTLDPVDIHEIYTRLSWVKQEQHAAGPSQTELNHYCDLFTANKSDTFPKRILVQGQTGIGKTTFVKKLALDWAQLNLDDEKGYDETAVALKKFELLVAVNLKEVSKHQSLKDVLSCSNIFAEEDKSMTEGLLKYITDNQDKVLLVFDGYDEYRCGRDSDIFKIFKGDKLRDCYVLITSRISKADDLRERRVLKVLRAEIVGFSHCDISSYMKRKLGSDKDAENLLDHLHEKDLFALAKSPLLLLFLCNLWKEGHLESWPKTKTDLFVQIVQSVLYHNQAKHSASASCDFREVEDFEEILCEIGKVSLDSLFNDDHVFDYKQLPPSIFCEESSFIGLLQVTKHIRNSRPSGLVSFVHKSIQEFLSAWFITYRCVIPEGDLGPVEKHARTLEGCVALENVLMFVCGLTDQGAAKVFKHLELVRMSDPSLDLTATVPDVKETDKPLSEVTERHRTFFYLVWQSFEEVQSKGELLRNCFDCVDGVFLDGEFPFELLQLKDCNSCRSTDWSIHFDFTSELPFAYYFLHKHRSLLTLKTLERIKNVNTEIPKMCDFVKRFLDCNCGFISKFDSCRFTAILSYNSGKVRFFIRDLQLLCFNHAKVFIEADGITTVTDFSRLRSGLFSLKFLTRLQVYDNFLDNCNAEEPLALIRNCGKRLNIIELRNRKPAFDFMVRLLQEIPTLTEKCSWKIGEFLEDTLEKQVFGPFLSCVLTPKGAEQLISLLPHFRNTITLCLHVGHCSSSAAAKLVESITHEQLQHLVLRELTMTPNLAAALGRSLPTLTSLRFLKLKGATKQSSEEVVDVKLSFSLDKLKKLSLGCFSMRKNFTTFIESLQFSPNLLELDLRKLNLNGNDVCSLLESVSRHNPRLRILDLRGNPLGDSVTSIIPYIRNLPRLLELWIDQEDCSEAGGRNLMDIWQANSELLIQPAHFLLL; from the exons GTTCTGAGAAGGAAGTAGAACTGCGTGTTGCAACTGATGACGTGGAAGCATCACTTG CTCCAAGTGGCCTTGAGCAAGACTCAAGTAGGTGGAATGACACTGGAGCAGAGAGTGGAGCATCAGGTCCAAGTCATCAAGTTCGCCATGAAAACGGTATTG AGCCATGTTCCGTACACGGCGGTTTCGATGTAAAGACCTGCCGAAGTAAATTAGCTGATTATTACAAGGACTCAGCAACTGTGCCCACATCCGTCTGGTCCACGTTAGATCCTGTTGACATCCATGAAATCTACACAAGATTGTCGTGGGTAAAGCAGGAACAACACGCAGCTGGGCCATCACAAACCGAGCTGAATCATTACTGCGATCTTTTCACTGCGAACAAGAGCGATACGTTTCCCAAAAGAATACTCGTGCAAGGACAAACGGGAATTGGGAAAACCACGTTTGTTAAGAAGCTGGCTCTAGACTGGGCTCAACTCAATCTGGACGATGAAAAGGGTTATGACGAAACGGCCGTTGCCTTGAAGAAGTTCGAACTTCTCGTTGCCGTTAATCTAAAAGAAGTATCAAAACATCAAAGCCTCAAAGATGTTTTAAGCTGTTCCAACATTTTTGCCGAGGAGGATAAATCCATGACAGAGGGCCTTCTCAAATATATCACCGACAACCAGGATAAAGTTTTACTTGTGTTCGATGGCTACGACGAGTATCGGTGCGGACGCGACTCTGACATCTTTAAGATATTCAAAGGTGACAAACTGAGAGACTGTTACGTATTGATAACCAGCAGAATTTCCAAAGCGGATGACTTGCGAGAAAGGAGAGTCCTAAAAGTCCTTCGTGCTGAGATTGTTGGCTTTAGCCACTGTGACATTTCGTCTTACATGAAGAGAAAGCTTGGGAGCGATAAAGATGCAGAAAATCTACTCGATCATTTGCATGAGAAAGACTTGTTTGCTCTAGCAAAAAGTCCATTACTTCTCTTATTTTTATGCAATCTGTGGAAAGAAGGTCACCTGGAGAGCTGgcccaaaacaaaaacagatttGTTTGTGCAGATAGTCCAGAGTGTTTTATATCACAATCAAGCGAAACattctgcttctgcttcttgTGACTTTCGTGAGGTAGAAGATTTCGAGGAGATCCTTTGTGAAATCGGAAAGGTGTCGTTGGATAGTCTTTTCAACGACGATCACGTGTTTGATTACAAACAGCTGCCTCCTTCCATTTTCTGCGAAGAAAGTTCTTTTATTGGCTTACTTCAAGTAACGAAGCACATACGAAACAGCAGACCATCAGGACTGGTTTCCTTTGTGCACAAGAGTATTCAAGAATTTCTTTCAGCATGGTTCATCACCTACAGATGTGTTATCCCTGAAGGAGATCTTGGTCCAGTTGAAAAGCACGCTCGCACCTTAGAGGGTTGTGTTGCCTTAGAGAACGTTCTCATGTTTGTATGTGGCTTAACTGACCAAGGGGCCGCGAAAGTTTTTAAGCATTTGGAGTTGGTGAGGATGTCTGATCCTTCATTGGATTTAACCGCAACTGTACCAGATGTAAAGGAAACAGACAAACCGTTATCGGAGGTCACTGAGAGGCACCGCACTTTCTTTTACCTGGTTTGGCAGTCGTTTGAAGAAGTTCAGTCAAAAGGTGAATTGTTAAGGAACTGTTTCGATTGCGTTGATGGTGTCTTCCTTGATGGAGAATTTCCTTTTGAGCTGCTTCAGTTAAAGGATTGCAATTCTTGTCGGTCTACAGACTGGTCTATTCATTTCGATTTCACTTCCGAGTTACCTTTCGCGTATTATTTTCTCCACAAGCATCGCTCTCTACTCACGCTTAAAACACTCGAACGTATAAAGAATGTAAATACTGAAATTCCGAAAATGTGTGACTTTGTTAAAAGGTTCTTGGATTGTAATTGTGGTTTTATATCAAAGTTTGATTCATGTCGATTCACCGCTATtcttagttataattctggcaaAGTACGTTTTTTTATTAGAGATTTGCAGCTGCTTTGTTTCAACCATGCCAAGGTATTTATTGAAGCGGATGGAATTACTACTGTAACCGACTTTTCGAGGTTGCGTTCAGGGTTATTTAGTCTGAAATTTCTTACACGCTTACAAGTTTATGACAACTTTCTTGACAATTGTAACGCCGAAGAGCCTCTTGCACTGATACGAAACTGTGGCAAACGTTTAAACATTATTGAACTTCGTAACAGAAAGCCTGCTTTTGATTTCATGGTTCGTCTCCTACAAGAAATTCCCACGCTAACAGAGAAGTGCTCGTGGAAGATAGGAGAGTTTCTTGAAGACACTTTGGAAAAACAAGTGTTTGGACCTTTTTTGTCATGTGTGCTGACACCAAAGGGAGCTGAACAACTTATCTCTCTGCTGCCACATTTTAGAAACACGATCACTCTCTGTCTTCACGTAGGACATTGCTCGTCATCGGCGGCTGCAAAGTTAGTTGAAAGTATCACACACGAGCAACTTCAGCACCTGGTACTCCGTGAGCTCACTATGACACCAAACCTTGCTGCAGCGCTTGGTAGATCACTGCCCACGTTGACATCGTTACGATTTCTTAAATTAAAAGGGGCGACAAAGCAAAGCAGTGAGGAGGTCGTAGATGTTAAGCTGTCATTCAGTTTAGACAAACTAAAGAAACTTTCTTTAGGTTGTTTTAGCATGAGAAAGAACTTTACAACATTCATAGAAAGCCTTCAATTTTCCCCCAACTTGTTGGAATTAGACCTTCGGAAGCTGAATCTTAATGGAAATGACGTGTGTTCTCTACTGGAAAGTGTTTCACGCCATAATCCCAGACTGAGAATATTAGACCTGCGGGGTAATCCCTTGGGTGACTCAGTAACATCTATTATACCGTACATCAGGAATCTACCAAGACTTCTTGAACTATGGATTGATCAGGAAGATTGTTCCGAAGCAGGCGGGAGAAATCTCATGGACATTTGGCAAGCAAATAGTGAACTTTTAATCCAACCAGCGCACTTCTTGTTACTCTGA